A window from Deltaproteobacteria bacterium encodes these proteins:
- the pruA gene encoding L-glutamate gamma-semialdehyde dehydrogenase: MIFNTMDSDGPSLFSRNFWYGEIMDWSMKNEQFKTQMFRFVDVLPYLNSGSEVARHLKEYFAEGGGDLPKVFNVGLGLGSLAPGLMAGAIKKNVTQMAKMFITGETPEEAIGVLKKARKQKIGFTVDILGEAALSQVESQDYLNKYLELVSWLAKDAAAWDHVPQIDEDHKGPIPRVNVSVKLTSIDSEIDLKDWDRSKERIKEKIRSVYRLAIERGVFITLDMEQYEIKDFTVEVFKELLLEPEFKTYPHFGCVIQAYLRDSSNDIKGLIDFAKLRGTPFTVRLVKGAYWDFETVFSQQTGWDVPVYTVKRESDANYEVCATMLLENHDHIRLAVGSHNVRSIAATIVTAERLGVDPKAIEFQMLYGMADGFKKSLVKQGFRVREYAPVGELIPGMAYLVRRLLENTSNESFLRSKFADGISTENLLKDPAEGLVPSSKDPRELEKKDKDGKLKDKFRNLPLIDFALKENRSKLSLTFAKLEKQLGQEYPSVIGGKEIKTGRLLKSVNPSRPDQIVGHVHLCGVKETETALQSAKEAFATWSKTPAEERARLVDKLADILERDRFDWTALEVLEAGKPWDEADGDLAEAVDFCRYYARDIRKLSKGQKVGGVPGEVSLYHHKPRGVVAVIAPWNFPLAIICGMVAGAAVTGNTVVMKPAEQTPVIGAWLMRAIREAGFPAGVVNLVQGIGEEIGDTLTGSPITAMIAFTGSKAVGLHIMKQAAIVQPGQRHLKKVMAELGGKNAIIIDSDADLDEAIGGVLYSAFGFSGQKCSAASRVIVLDEIYDRFMRRLVEAAKSIKVRAAIEADVFVGPVIDEDAQKRILSMIEMAKAEGRIVFQGELPQTPSGQAPGYFVPPTIVADVKPNARIAQEEVFGPVLCVIKAKSMEEAVEVANDTEYGLTGGLYSRSPGNIEFVKENFEVGNLYINRGCTGAMVDRHPFGGFKMSGAGSKTGGPEYLIQFMEPRVVTENTLRRGFAPAED, from the coding sequence ATGATTTTCAACACGATGGACTCGGACGGTCCGTCGCTGTTTAGCCGAAACTTCTGGTACGGCGAAATCATGGACTGGTCGATGAAGAACGAACAGTTTAAAACGCAGATGTTTCGCTTCGTCGACGTCCTTCCCTACTTGAATTCCGGTTCAGAAGTTGCGCGCCATTTGAAAGAGTATTTCGCTGAAGGCGGCGGCGACTTACCAAAGGTGTTCAACGTTGGCCTCGGACTTGGTTCTTTAGCACCTGGGCTTATGGCAGGTGCCATTAAGAAAAACGTCACACAGATGGCAAAGATGTTCATCACCGGCGAAACCCCAGAAGAAGCCATCGGCGTTCTCAAAAAAGCCCGCAAACAAAAGATCGGCTTCACGGTCGACATCCTCGGCGAAGCCGCACTTTCCCAAGTCGAATCACAAGACTACTTAAATAAATATCTGGAACTCGTATCGTGGCTCGCAAAAGATGCGGCCGCTTGGGATCATGTCCCGCAAATCGACGAAGATCACAAGGGCCCAATTCCTCGGGTGAATGTGTCTGTGAAATTGACTTCGATAGATTCAGAAATTGATCTCAAAGACTGGGATCGTTCGAAAGAACGAATCAAAGAAAAAATCCGCTCGGTTTATCGCCTCGCTATAGAGCGCGGAGTCTTTATCACGCTCGACATGGAACAGTACGAAATCAAAGACTTCACTGTCGAAGTTTTTAAAGAATTGCTCCTGGAGCCAGAGTTCAAAACCTATCCGCACTTTGGCTGCGTGATTCAGGCTTACCTCCGCGATTCCTCAAACGACATCAAGGGGCTTATTGATTTTGCGAAACTTCGCGGAACACCTTTCACCGTTCGCCTCGTTAAAGGTGCTTACTGGGATTTCGAAACTGTTTTCTCGCAGCAAACCGGTTGGGATGTTCCGGTTTACACGGTGAAACGCGAAAGTGACGCGAACTATGAAGTTTGCGCGACCATGCTTTTAGAAAACCACGATCACATTCGCCTAGCCGTCGGAAGCCATAACGTGCGTTCGATTGCAGCGACCATCGTGACCGCCGAACGCTTAGGCGTCGATCCAAAGGCAATTGAATTTCAAATGCTCTACGGCATGGCCGATGGCTTTAAGAAGTCGCTTGTGAAACAAGGCTTCCGCGTTCGCGAGTACGCGCCTGTCGGTGAATTGATCCCCGGCATGGCGTACCTGGTGCGAAGGCTTTTGGAAAACACGTCGAATGAATCGTTCTTGCGATCAAAATTCGCCGACGGTATTTCGACCGAAAATCTTTTGAAAGATCCAGCTGAAGGGTTGGTACCGTCATCGAAAGATCCGCGGGAACTCGAGAAAAAAGACAAAGACGGAAAACTGAAAGATAAATTCCGAAATCTTCCGTTGATCGATTTTGCTTTGAAAGAAAATCGCTCGAAGCTTTCTTTGACCTTTGCCAAGCTTGAAAAACAGCTTGGTCAAGAATATCCATCCGTCATCGGTGGAAAAGAAATTAAAACCGGAAGACTTTTAAAGAGCGTTAATCCTTCGCGCCCAGACCAAATCGTTGGTCACGTTCACCTTTGCGGCGTGAAAGAAACTGAAACAGCGCTACAAAGTGCGAAAGAAGCTTTTGCCACTTGGTCAAAAACTCCTGCCGAAGAACGCGCTCGCTTAGTCGACAAACTTGCCGACATTTTGGAACGAGACCGTTTTGATTGGACAGCGCTTGAAGTGCTTGAAGCCGGAAAACCTTGGGATGAAGCCGATGGCGATCTCGCCGAAGCGGTCGATTTCTGTCGCTACTACGCCCGCGACATTCGAAAACTTTCGAAAGGTCAAAAGGTCGGAGGTGTTCCAGGCGAGGTAAGCCTTTATCACCATAAGCCTCGCGGTGTTGTTGCCGTGATCGCTCCTTGGAACTTCCCGCTTGCTATCATCTGCGGCATGGTCGCAGGCGCTGCGGTTACGGGAAACACCGTTGTCATGAAACCTGCCGAACAAACGCCTGTGATCGGTGCGTGGTTGATGCGGGCTATTCGCGAAGCGGGCTTCCCAGCAGGTGTTGTGAACCTCGTGCAAGGAATTGGCGAAGAGATCGGCGACACGCTGACGGGTTCACCGATCACTGCGATGATCGCATTCACAGGCTCGAAAGCCGTTGGGCTTCATATCATGAAGCAAGCCGCGATCGTTCAGCCAGGGCAACGGCACTTGAAAAAAGTCATGGCCGAACTTGGTGGCAAGAATGCCATCATCATCGATAGCGATGCGGATCTTGATGAAGCGATAGGCGGAGTTCTTTACTCGGCTTTTGGTTTCAGCGGACAAAAGTGCTCGGCCGCTAGCCGCGTGATTGTATTGGATGAAATTTACGACCGCTTCATGCGGCGCTTGGTTGAAGCGGCAAAATCGATCAAGGTGCGCGCTGCGATCGAAGCCGATGTCTTCGTTGGCCCGGTGATCGATGAAGATGCGCAAAAGCGAATCTTGAGCATGATCGAAATGGCGAAAGCAGAAGGACGCATTGTTTTCCAAGGCGAACTCCCACAAACACCAAGTGGACAAGCTCCAGGTTACTTCGTCCCACCAACGATCGTGGCTGATGTAAAACCAAATGCGAGAATCGCTCAGGAAGAAGTTTTCGGTCCGGTCCTATGCGTGATCAAAGCAAAGTCGATGGAAGAAGCTGTCGAGGTCGCAAACGATACCGAATACGGCCTCACGGGCGGACTTTATTCTCGTAGCCCTGGCAACATTGAATTCGTGAAAGAAAACTTTGAAGTCGGTAACCTCTATATCAATCGCGGCTGCACGGGCGCGATGGTCGATCGCCATCCGTTTGGTGGATTTAAGATGTCTGGCGCTGGTTCAAAAACTGGCGGCCCAGAATACCTGATTCAATTCATGGAACCACGAGTGGTCACCGAGAACACTCTTCGCCGCGGCTTTGCTCCGGCGGAAGATTAG